TAGCCGCTGACTCCTGAGGAGCTGGGTTTCACTTAAAAATGCCGAAGTGTCATATGTTGGAGGATTTTGACACCTCATGCTGCTGTCAAGGACACAAAGACTGAATACCCATTCTTAGCCGCTTCTGCATAGAGCAGATGTCTTTAACTctatatgctttttcttttgcctctctttaaaaattcattttcactaCGGGTGTATCTGTAGTTCACTCAAGAGGACAGCAACTTCATTTTTCCTCTGCTCTGTTCTCACGGCCATGGTCTAAAGGGTAGCTGTGAGAAATCTGGGGGAGCCTAAACACTGGCAGTGTGAGAGCTGCAGAATATGATGTGCTTGGAATTCCCACACCATAGGAAAAAGCCTTATAAATATGGATGTGCATTCCTATAACATCATTCTCTGGCATTCCATATTACAACAAAATGGCCCAATTTGAATGAGTAAAATATAGTCCCTTTTAGCTCACATTCCAGTCCTCACAGTAACCCCATTCACAGCTGCAGGCGGCGTGGCCCGTCGCTGTAGGCGCAGTGTCCCCGCTTCGTCCGGCTGTGCTTGCAATGTAGATAAAGGGCTCCTCGGTAGTAGAGAAGGTGGAGGGAATGGTCGTCCAAACAGCTGGTTGTCAGGGATTGCTTCTATCAAAGTTCCTCTCATGACAATGCCTGAGTAGTGGACAGAACTAAAGTCACAAAAAAAGTCACACTGATCCCTACATTCAAGTCACGTGACACCCGAGATTGCCAAATAGGTTTCAGCAGTCACCTTTTAATTGTCGTTAAATCACACAGTGTCTCTACAGCCCTATCTCCTTTGAGTCAGCTGAAGAAAGCCTTGGATCAGGAACCGCAGGGAGGGAAAAATGCAGGTGCAGGAGCCTCGGCCTTGAGAACCTAAGGCTCAGTCACCACGGCCTTGGACCCTAAGGCCTACCCTGGCCTAGTTCTGCGGTCTCATCCCTGACAGCTGCAGGTGTGTGTGTCTAGGAAGGCAGTCCTTTGTCTGGACAGAGAGGCTGCAGCTCAATCCCTGAACTCGGCCAGCATTTCTGTGATGACCTGggtcctcccctcctccatcccccgAAGCTCGCAGCCACCagcctgaatttattttttctagaggGATTTTAAACCAGCGGCTTTACAGAAATGCACACTGTTATTCTCAAAGACAACAGCATTGTGTTTCTTTTGCCAGGATGCACATCTCTGTGACGTAAATCATCCCTTcaatacacacacattctcattcccaccctccacctcttcttccctctctctctccccaccctcaacTGGGTACCTGCCGCCAGGCCCACACCCCACGCCCCTGCACCCTCCTCTCGGCTCAcctctttgatttcattctcCACTTAGCTCTTAACACCACCCTCTCCACTTCCTAGCTTCGTCCCATGTGCCCTATTTCTTCTGTTCTCATTCCGTCGATTTCCTCTTTCCATTCTCTCGTAGCTTTTCCATTGTTCCATGACAGCCATCCTATCTTTGGAGCTTATTTCCATCTAGGCTGCGATTACATTGTGTCATATGCTTGGTTGTCTCTTAAGCATCAGGGTGGACCaacatcagtattttaaaaggtgccctaatgaagaaaaatatcagcatattcattctttttttgttatggTGGCAAAAACCCCTAACTGGCATTGACTGTTAGGCCAAGTTCTCCTTGGAAACTCGTTAAAGAATTATTCTTTCTATTATAACTAGAAGAAATACCCTCATTTTAGTCGTTCAGGAGCATTGAGAGATGGCAGACCCTGACAACAGGAGGTCTCAGTCTAAGGGGATTTAGAACACTTTCCAGCTCTCGGCCAACACTCCTAGAGCAGGGATAACTGGTAGACCGAAAGCTGGGCTGGGAGTCCCAGAGGGAGGTCCTGCTAGGGCTTTCACTAGGACACAGGAACCATGCCACCTCCTCTGCCCGCGTCCCGACCCCTCTCCCACAGGTCAGCAGAGTGAGATGGGCCTGTGACTCCATTACACCGTGTCCTCTTGTCTGGCTCCATCGGCTGCTCTAACCGTGCCTGCTTATTGATCTGCTTAGAGTAGATACTAACTGCCGCTTCCTGCTAAACTGGTTTTGAGAAGACACCCTTTTTCAGCCTTCTCCTCCCCAAACCCTTTCAGGCTGCTCAAGCTGTACTCTGTACTTCACTGGCTGAACTTGGGGCTTTTGATATGTGCTCCTTCCCTGTGGTGCCAGGGGAGCCAGGCTCAGGCTGAAATAGCAGCAGATCAAATACAAGTCCTCTGTCTTTCTGTGCTCCTGACTTGGCATGCTGGGGTGACCCTGGGGTGCGGGGAGGGCAGTCTTGGGCTCATCTTTTCCATATCTCTGCAGTCTCACTGTCTACCATGCAGGGCCGAGGGGGAGCTGGGCACGAGCGGGTGGATTTAGTACCCTTGAGTTCAGAAGGGGCATTTCCCTCAAGGGATTCCCCTGCCAGGGAACTTGGGCAAGGTCTTAAAAATGCTGTATCATCTTTATTTCTGCCCCTAGAGGAATAAAGAGGCACAATGTCAAATTTGTGAGAACCTGTGGGATGCGATGCAAATAACACTGACTCTGGTTTTAGGAGACCTGGCCTCAGATCCCTCTGGGGTCACACTTTCTTTCCATAAGCTTGGGCCAGTCACCTCTCCCCACTGGACCTCtgacattttttataaaatgaggggGCTGGACTATGTGATTACTAAGGCTCATTGCGGCTCTATGGGATTAAATATTAGCCAGATTAAAGATAAATATCagataatgcattttatttctttctttctctctctctctctttctttttttcttttctttctttctttttttctttctttctttcttttctttctttctttctttctttctttctttctttctttctttctttctttctttctttctttctttctttctttctttctttctttctttctttctttctttctttcctccctccctccctccctccctccctccctccctccctccctccctccctccctccctccctccctccctccctccctccctccctccctccctccctccctccctccctccctccctccctccctccctccctccctccctccctccctccctccttccttccttccttccttccttctggtaCAAAAGGACTATGAAGCCCAAGTCCGTAGGTCTAGAGCAGGAGCTCTCAGCCACAGCAGTTTTACCCTCGCAGCGGATGTCAGGCACCCgacagagacatttttggttgtctcGACAGGGAAGGAACTGCTACCGGCATCCAGTTTCCGGAGGCCAGGGTGCTGCTGCTAAACATTTTACAAcgcacaggacagctccccacACCAGAGAATGATGTGGCCGAAATGCCAGTAGTGCGAGGTTGAGAACCCTGCTGTAGAAAAAGGCAGGCGTTTCTACAGTATTTTTAATTCAGTAGTCCTTCAGGTGGCCATGGCATacccttttttcttcctgaatgTTCATTTTCTCTGCCACAACCCATTAAATATTTTGCCCTTTCtttaacattatatttatttattttttcttcagagaatatatttcttttctaatctggcttttctctaattctgttgATCTTCCTAATTTCTACCCCatttcccccacacacacccttctaGCTACCTGCCACCAATAATGCATCCCTTCTTGGCCCTTTCCTCCTGCCTACCTCTCCAGCCCTTCTGTCCCACAGCTCACAGTGTCTAGCTGCAGCAAGGCAAAAAGAGTCCTAGGGGCAGGACAGGATTGTTCTGTGCCTTCCATGATTTACGCATTGATTGTGGAAAGACTTGCCAGCACTGGGGCCTCCTTCACCTCACTGCCCATTGTGAGAAGAACATGGTGTTCGAgcgaggggctggggaggaaagtGCCTAAAGCGTAAATATTCAAGGAGAACGTGTCAAAAGAAGCTGGAGGGTGCCCCTGTTACAGCAACCATGTGGGTCTTGATTTCCCCCAGTGGTTCCTGCAGTTCACGTAACTATTTTCTATaccatttttatacttttaaaagactttttaataaatacatttatagggTTAATCAAAAAATTTTTGTCATTACACGTATCCCCACTTTTGGTTCGGAAATGTGGTCTCTCTGCCCCCCTGGATAATGTTGGCATCTCCGGGAAAGAGGTGGCTGGATGAAAAAGCTCATGGCTTGAgggtgggaaaggaagagaaactagaaaacaaatccACTTGTTCCAGGACTGCATCGTGGCTTACTGGCATGGTATTTAGTCTAGAAACGTGTGCAGAACATGCCTCGGTGCCCACTAGATATGCCGGGGCATCTGCTCGCGCTTCTCGTGACCTGCTTCCCTGCTTCAGAacatctttctttgttttttcctccagCGACAGTTGAGCAAAAACATCAAGTTTGGGCGGCCACCACCCACTGCCATTCCCATGAAGAAGGCAGACAGTGGTGAGGCTAGCTTAGAAGAGGATCTGTTCCTGACCAGTCCCGTGGAAATTGTGACTCACGAGGACATCATCCTCTCAGACACCGAGAACAAAGTAAGGCTCCTCCAGGGAATGACTTGGTTGCTGATAGGCGAGGGGAGGACGTTGGGCAGTGGCCCGGGGCATCCAGTAGCTCTGGGGTCTGCTGTACAGGGAATATGTGAGAGAAGATTTTCTGATGAGTAGCCCCGGGCTGGAGGGCACTTCGTGGTCAGGCGCCGTGAGCTGCAGGGAGGTGCACTTggaggggcgggtgggggtggggaagaggagacGTGCCCTTCGCAGGCACTCCTCACAGCATCTTCCACTTACTCTTCAAGACTCAGGTGGGCCCACCTTTTCTGGGAAGCCTTAGTTGGCCTTACCCCCACGCGGTGCTATCTCTTCTGTGTCTTTGCTGTGCGTCCTTTGTGCTTCTCACACATCTGTACTCATCTGTGTCCATGTAATTGTGTTCTCTCCATCTCTAAATGTGGAGTTCCCTGAGGACAAATTGGGTCTTTCACATCTCTGTCTCCCCAGGACTCAGCTAGTGCCTTACTTAGTAGCACCAAGTAATTACTTGTCAAATTGGACTAATTTAAAGggagatgagaaaacaaagaagtaagTGCCTAACGAGACAGAACATATCGAACAGGCCAGCTTGAAGTCTACTTAATGAGGGAAGAAAGTCACATTGGTTCAGCATTGTCCTTTCTGAATTTGGTCTTTTGACACTTGGAAAGAAACACCATGAGGGCATCCCGGAATGAGAGTCCTTCCAGCAGCAGAGGGGACATCCTCGGGCCTctagtggggaaggagggaaggcccCACCAGCAGCTGAAGCAGGGAGGTCTCTAGGTGAGGCACCGAACCTTCCAGTCTCAACAGAAAGCATTTTCTGTGCTCTGCCTAGCAAGACGCCTGAAATTACACTGCTGTTGTTAAAATGGACGTGCCCCCCAAAGTCATGCTTGCTATCAGCTAATGTGTCAGAAGGGCGGTAAGAAAGAGAAGTGATTTGCAGAGcaaagtgaggaaggaaggaacaggcCATTCCCCTGCTGTTGCCGCCCCCCAGTCTGCCTCCGGCCCTCATGACTCCTGGTCCCCAGACATGTGGGTGGCGGGTGGCGTGGTGGGTAAAAGGACGGGGCCCAGCCCTCCCATCAGGTCCAATGTCTCCAGGGCTAGGGGGCAGCGACGAAAATCAGCCTTCATGCACGGACTTCCCAAGGACTGAAGCAAATGTCCTCACTGTTACTGAGGATCTAATAAGTGCCAGGGACTGTGgcctgagggagaaggaggctcagTTGGTCTGCAGGTGCTGCCCCAGCTGTGGGTATTGCAGAGATGAGCGAGATTAGTCTGGGGGCTGCCTCCGCAtagcttacattctaatgagaGAAGAGTCATGTGGCAAGTCaacacatatgtataaatataataacttatttatataataaatgtaataactCTGGATCACGAAAAATGCTGCCCAGGAGGTAAGGCGGAGTGACGGAAAAGTGAGTAACGTGGTGGGTGAGGGGCCACTCTCTAGACAAGGAGGTCAGAGCAGCCTGAGCAGTCCTGGGGGTGGGAGCCATGTTCtctgcagagggaagagcaagtacagaggcccagagatgggGCTGAAGGTGTCCCAAAAGAAAGCAGGTTGGTGCGGACAGCCAGACCCTGgagggggggcaaagggaggagagcGAGGTATAGAGGCCAGATTGTGCAAACCATGGGGAAAAGGTGAATTCTATTCTGAGAGAAGTAGAATTTTAAGCCTGTTGGTCACATAatctgatttgtgttttcttctattttttctttaaattttatttttatttgagggagagtgagagagcatgagcggggggtgggggggagcggcaaagggaggagagagagaatcccaagcaggctccatgctcagctcagcacagagtccgacgcgggactccatcccatgaccgtgagatcatgacccgagccaaaaccaagagtcagatgcccaaccgactgagccacccaggcgcccgatttgtATTTTCTAAAGGTGCTTCTAAGTGGTGCAGAAAACAGGCTGAGGTACGGAAGCTGACACTCTTGCTCCGGAGGGGATGATAACACCTGTTTGTAGAGATGGGCCACGCCAGGTAGAAGATACAGCGTGCCCTCAGGGGCAGGCGACATGGTGTGGCCCTTCCCAGGGCAGGTGAGGCAACTGGGCTGGGGATCTTcagcctttttcttcttccttccatgCTGAGGGTTTTGCCTCCTCTGGTCATCCACCTTCTCAGCCCAGCCCTTTGCAGCTTTGGTAGGGCCTTTCCTTCCCACAGAGAAAAGGCCTGGCATAGAGGTGAGAGGTGTCGCAGGTGAAGGGGGTGAAGGCAATGGGCATGGCCAAAAGCTCTGAGGTCAGGTGTGTGACCCAGCCCTGCTTCCCAGGTGGGGTGGTGAGAGGCTGGAGCCTGGCTTCTCTCAGACCTGGGGAAATGCAGCAAAGACAGAGGCTAGAGGCTGCCCGGATGGAGATGTGTTGAactcaggaaaagaagaaagtgtaCAGTCCGTGCCGGGAGTCCTAGTCGGGACATTAGCCGAGTCCCCACCGGGACACCCACCTTTCCCACGTGCAGCTGGAGTCCGCTTATCTGCCTGGGACTTCCTGTTCTGGCATCTGACTGCAGCGCTCTCTTTACTGTTCCAGCCCAGTGACACTCCAAGTTCTCGGAGTCCTCCGAATCGGCCTGGAGCCAGAAGTGAGATGGAAGAGAAGGTAGTATGACTTCAACTTCTGTTTTTAGTGTCTTTACTTCAACTTCCATTttggccccccccaccccgttttgTCGACCCACCGTCTCATTTTTCCATTCGTAAATGCTGCCTTCACCCATGACCTTCAGTTCCTTCAGAACGTTACCAGTGGTAGATGTTAGAGTGTTCGTTATGCACCTGCTCGGACTGAGCCCCGCTTGGAAAAACAGCCACCTCCCAGCCTGTGCATATTTGCACACTTAGACGTTGCTCATCTTCCTAACTGTGCCAGGTCTTTCCAGACACTGTTAAGCCATtgaaaaagacatttcagaacACCTGTACCTTCCGGAAAAGAGTCTCCTTCTATTtagagatgtaaaaaaaaaaaaacctcagcttTTCTCtacttgtatgtttttttttgttttttaacttttctggtGTTCATTTGAACCCGGGACTGTGCCTACCGGAGTCTTGGGAACCCTGTAGAGGCCGGTCCACTCCCATGAGCAATCTTCACCTGCACGGGGCTCCAGGCCTCCTCCTGGGGGTTGGTACAGTGAGCAGAGTATGTCCCTGAGTCTTCTGAAGGGGCATGCTGCAGACAGTGCCACCACCCAGACAATGAAGAAGACCGGGAGGAATACACTAGAAATGCAACCTGGCATTTAAATCTCAGCTTCAAGTGCTTCTCTGTGCCTTCAGTCTGTCACATTTGGCTCGGATGCtttttattcatccatctatTAGGGGatggaaataaatgtttgattcatttcttttgaaCCAGAGTTCAGAATTTGATACCTATTAGAAAGAtaactataaagaaataaaagctaggAGCCCAAAGGCTGGAATTATTTTTCCTTACTTCTGTGCTTCTTAAGttattatttactgagcatccaTTTTGCTCTTGGAGTTGGCTTGGTCCTTTATCTTTTGTGCATGAATATGGAAGGTGATTGCAAAAAGCAAAGCTGTCCGCTAAGCCCCACCGGCTCTGCATCGGTAGCATGAATGCTGACACACGGACCCCGGCCTCGGCTCCTGGGGTGCCTGTCTCGGGAGCTGCCGGCCCTGCAGGGAGGGCCGAGAGCGCCCTCTGCCGCGCGCTGGCGCCGTGCGGCTGGGAGCCGTCCCTTTGCTGTGGCCGGTAATTCTCAGTAGTTACAGGTGTGGCTTCTCCTCCCATTCAGTGTGGCCTCCGGGAGCAGGCTGAGCTGGGGCTCTCTGACCTAACTGTACAGCGTGTCGAGGTGGTGGTTTCTAAGTGCACGCATCTGCGTTACAGTGCTACCGTTCGCCCTCTGAGGGACAGCCCTCACCCCTGGCTGGTACATTTCTGCCCTTCCTTTTTCCACCAGGGCCTCCCCCTCTCAGCAGCTTGGTGCACTCAACCCAGTGCTCTGTGGCCTTGGAGTGATTGTGCTAGAGCATTTTTGTGGGTAGCAATTTCATGCCCTAGGCATGAAATAGACGATCtactttgttgttgttccttCATTCCTcccaaaaatatgtattgaacacTTGCCAAATGAGATTTGCTACTTGGGCATAAAGGGgactgaaaagaggaaaaagatacGTTCCCTCCTCAAAGGGACTAAGGTAGAAGCTGAGAGATATTTGCAGGTGTCTGAGGTCGTGTCTTAGATAATAGAGTCCTTAGCATAGAGATGAGCTGGTCCAGGGTTCAGCAAACTATGACTTATTTCAGGCTCTGTGGCCATAAGGTCCAACCAGGACACTCTCCTTTGTTGTGCTCTTCCTTTGTAGCCCAAATGCAGCTGAAGACAATGGACAATGGGCGTAGCTGTGTGCTAGcaaaactttatttaccaaaataGGCTGTGGGCAGGATTGGGCCCCCTGGCTATGTTTTGTCACCCCCATCTACTCTAACCTCCCCCCCAACATTATTTAGAGTAGGTAAACTAGTCCCTGAAAGGTTATCTGACCTGTATGAGTTAATGCAAGTAGCACTGGCCGAACAAATCGTCAGTGTCCCCTTTTAATTCCCAAAGCCATGCTCATCTCACTGTCCCAGTGAGCCTTGCCTGCTCGAAGCTGTCCCTGGGCCGGACTGGGCAATGTGCAGGCTCCATCCAGCAAGGGCAACGGCTCTGGGACTCCTCGCACGCGGTTCTGATCGGGACTGTGTGGTTTCCTCTCCATACAGGTGGCTCCAGTTAAACCGTCTCGGCCAAAAAGGCACTTCTCTTCTGCTGGAACCATCGAAAGTGTCAACCTAGATGCCATCCCCCTGGCCATCGCTCGCCTGGACAACAGTGCCGCCAAGCACAAATTGTCCGTAAAGCCAAAAAACCAGAGGGTGTCCAAGAAGCACCGGTGGCTTGCCAGGGTATGTAGAACCTGTCCCAGGCAGGGTATGTAGAACCTGATCAGGCAGCTGCCCATGCTTGCTGGGTGCCCATTCTACCCAGTGGGGTGGTGCCATGAGGGGCCAGTAGAATGAACTAGGTTTCTTGAATCAGGGACCTGGTGTGTTGCAGTGAACGAGGGCAAGCAGGCCCCTTTACTGTCCATCACCCTAACATGTTGCCCGCCTGGGGGCTGGTGGACCTCGGAATGAGAGGCTGCCATTTGAGGGCCTCTGGACACTTGGCGTTGGCTTCACCCCGGCCAGGTGACCCAGCTCCCCTGCTATGGCTCAGCCAGAGGTTCTTTGGTTTGACTGGGGTGGACTTTGAAGTCACAGGTTTCAGGGCACATCGATGAAgtgcaaatgtcatttttttctcatcttcctcATGCTGGGCTATTGGTTCTCCTGTGATTCATTTGTATTAAGCAAAAGGAATTTGAGAATGACCAACAAAGGGGCTAGAGAGTCAACATGAACAGGATGTGTTTTCCTGCACCCTGGCAATTTGCTCTTGGTGTTTACCGAGCTCTATACTTAAGAACGActgccccttctttttttttttttaagattccatttatttattcatgagagacagagagagagagagagagagagaggcaggcagagggagaagcaggctcccaaggagcagggagcctgatacaggactcgatcccaggaccctgggatcatgacccgagccaaaggcagatgcccaaccatctgagacacccaagcaccccttcTTTTGAGATTAAGAGGGCCACCAACATTATGAATAGGATGGGTAATGGTTGCCTGTGCTAAAGGAAAAGgctaattctttctttccttaggaTCGACCAAATGAACATGGTGGCCTTCCGCGTCAGCCCTCCCTGGACCAGAACGGACACTCTGGAGAAGACAAGCCAATTTGGCACGAAGAGGAACCAGAGCTGCTAGACtctgaagaagagaagagatgcCAAGAAGAATACTGGCTAGAGCTTGAGGCCAAATGCAAACGGCAGAAGGCCGAGGCAGCTGAGAGGAGACGTCTGGAAGAGCAGAGACTCCAGGCCTTGGAGAGGAGGCTTTGGGAAGAGAACAGAAGCCAAGAGCtcttggaggaggaaggagaggacgagcagggagaggagacagaactACAGCTGGAGGCAGGAAAGAGGCCGCAcgaagaggagaggcagagactgggagagCAAGGTGGCCAAGGCCAAGAGCCGAGGGagcaagaggaaggaaggcaCCCGGAGGCCCAAGAGCAGGCGGTGTGCGGCGGGCAGGAGGCGGAGAAGCAGCGGCAgctacaggaagaaaaagaactgaagGAGCTCAGGAGgcatggggaggaggagcagcggcggcgggaggagcagcacaggcGGATGGAAGAGGAGCAGCGGCAgcgggaggaggagcagcagcGGCGGCTGGAAGAGGAGCAGCGGCGTTTGGAAGAGGAGCAGCGGCGGCGGGAGGAGGAGCAGCTGCGTTTGGAAgaggagcggcggcggcgggaggaggAGCAGCGAGAATGGGAGAAGCGGCAGCTGGAAGAGGAACAGCGccggcaggaggaggaggagcagcggGAAAGGGAGGAGCAGCGGGAAAGGGAGGAGCAGCGAGAATGGGAGGAGCAGTGGCGGCTGGAAGAGGAAGAGCGccggcggggggaggagcagcggCGGCTGGAAGAGGAAGAGCGCCGGCGGGAGGAGGAGCAGCAAGGATGGGAGGAGCAGCGgcggcaggaggaggagcagcggCGGGGGCCGGAGGAAGCGGCCAAAGGAAGGGCGGAGCTGGGGAAGCGTGAGGAAGTGGACGCCGCGAGGCGGCAGGAAATGGAGCGTTGGGAAGCCGCGAGAGTGCGCGAGGAGAGGTGGCCGCAGCTGGACGACAAAAGGGGCTTGAGCCCACTTCACGTCGACTTTGCAGAGAAACCTGGGAAACGAGAGCACCTGCAGCCCGAGAAGCAACGAGAAAGCTCCGAGGAATCCAGGATTTGCGAGAAGCAGAGTCAGGAGGCCGAGGCAGCCGGCGAGCTGCAGGGACGGCGCGGGGCTGGTCCTGGGCATGGCCGTCGTGCTCGTCCGGAACAGAGACCAGAAACTAGCGCGCAGCCTCCCCAGAAACACCAGGCGCAAGTGGAAGAGACTCCCGGGGAGAGAAAGGACGCCGCCTTTCAGACAGACAGAAAGGGGGAGGAACTCCGGTGGCAGGAGGTGGACGAGAGGCAGAGCATGCCCAGGCCCTACACTTTCCAGGTATCATCGGGAGGGAAACAGATTCTCTTCCCCAGAGTCAATTTGAGCCCAGTGACACCCGTGAGAGATGCGGGACTGGCCTCCGCTCCCCACGCGCCGAAGAACCCCCGAGCCAGCCCGGCCGCCCaagccctgccctcctccctgagTGTCCCCCACACAGCCATTCTGGTGACGGGCGCGCAGCTTTGCGGCGCGGCGGTCAACCTGAGCCAGATCAAGGACACGGCATGCAAGTCTCTCCTGGGCTTGTCAGAAGAAAAGAAGCACGTGGATGTCCCTGCGCTGGAGAACGCAGCCCGCGCGCCTGTCGAGCCCCGGGCAGGCAGCGGGAAGGTCAGGGCCCCCCAGGAGTCTCCGAGCAGTGTGGCCGCGCTAGCTGAGTGGGCTTCCATTCGGTCCAGGATCCTGAAGAGCGCGGAGGGTGAGCCGCGCAGCGAGAGAGGCCGGTCTCGGCCCGGTGATGAGCACGCTCCCAGGGCCCGCAGTGATTCCCGCGGGAACCTCCGGAAGACCCCCCCAGTAAGTGCGAAGTTCTCTATTATGCCCGCTTGGCAGAAATTCTCTGACGGTGGCACCGAGACCTCCAAACACAACACAGAAGCAGAGAGCATTAGAAAAAGACCCTCGCCGGGAGCCGGCGACGGATCGGTGCCCCAACCCCTGGCTACTAATGAGCTCCCCAAGGGCGCGGAGAAACCAGAGCCAGCAGACACCACAGAGGGGTGCAAATTTGCCAAAGACCTCCCGTCTTTCCTTGTCCCAAGCCCTGCTTACCCGCCTCACAAAGCCGTGGCCCATGCAGAGCCCATGGCCGCTTCGGACAGTGAGACCACCAGCGGGAGAGGAAAGCCAGACCCCTCGATGCCTGGCCAGGAGGAAA
The sequence above is a segment of the Zalophus californianus isolate mZalCal1 chromosome 2, mZalCal1.pri.v2, whole genome shotgun sequence genome. Coding sequences within it:
- the CRACD gene encoding capping protein inhibiting regulator of actin dynamics isoform X6, which encodes MTVFLSLMGEQKVSRQFKQCHRTTSWAKSKLFSRLSSMFLRQLSKNIKFGRPPPTAIPMKKADSGEASLEEDLFLTSPVEIVTHEDIILSDTENKPSDTPSSRSPPNRPGARSEMEEKVAPVKPSRPKRHFSSAGTIESVNLDAIPLAIARLDNSAAKHKLSVKPKNQRVSKKHRWLARDRPNEHGGLPRQPSLDQNGHSGEDKPIWHEEEPELLDSEEEKRCQEEYWLELEAKCKRQKAEAAERRRLEEQRLQALERRLWEENRSQELLEEEGEDEQGEETELQLEAGKRPHEEERQRLGEQGGQGQEPREQEEGRHPEAQEQAVCGGQEAEKQRQLQEEKELKELRRHGEEEQRRREEQHRRMEEEQRQREEEQQRRLEEEQRRLEEEQRRREEEQLRLEEERRRREEEQREWEKRQLEEEQRRQEEEEQREREEQREREEQREWEEQWRLEEEERRRGEEQRRLEEEERRREEEQQGWEEQRRQEEEQRRGPEEAAKGRAELGKREEVDAARRQEMERWEAARVREERWPQLDDKRGLSPLHVDFAEKPGKREHLQPEKQRESSEESRICEKQSQEAEAAGELQGRRGAGPGHGRRARPEQRPETSAQPPQKHQAQVEETPGERKDAAFQTDRKGEELRWQEVDERQSMPRPYTFQVSSGGKQILFPRVNLSPVTPVRDAGLASAPHAPKNPRASPAAQALPSSLSVPHTAILVTGAQLCGAAVNLSQIKDTACKSLLGLSEEKKHVDVPALENAARAPVEPRAGSGKVRAPQESPSSVAALAEWASIRSRILKSAEGEPRSERGRSRPGDEHAPRARSDSRGNLRKTPPVSAKFSIMPAWQKFSDGGTETSKHNTEAESIRKRPSPGAGDGSVPQPLATNELPKGAEKPEPADTTEGCKFAKDLPSFLVPSPAYPPHKAVAHAEPMAASDSETTSGRGKPDPSMPGQEEKASPFGIKLRRTNYSLRFHCDQQTEQKKKKRHSSTGDNADGSPPAPGSAKGEGTEAVAPKHGPALPPERKPALSAWKDSATRAHPSSAAPPAGSQTPAAEHDKAANKMPPAQKPALAPKPAGHTPPSSPLSKLSRPYLVELLARRAGKPDPEAPESNEPRPPPPPASAELRRTHQREEEEEEEEEEEEVEEVVELERKPASPALPAARPEKPSQTPEAGRKEKPVLQSRHSLDGSKLAEKVETVQPLWITLALQKQKGFREQQATREEKKQAREAKQAEKLSKENVSVSPQPGSSSVSRAGSLHKPTTQPEEKKPETAASRLERREQLKKANTLPTSVTVEISDSAPAAPLVKEVTKRFSTPDAAPVSTEPAWLALAKRKAKAWSDCPQIINNGERRGHTDRNKTPVLLNALSNWES
- the CRACD gene encoding capping protein inhibiting regulator of actin dynamics isoform X2, which encodes MEEIKLTQNVHNETLGAVISDKKKGGKFQPFKKLFGRRKKKDALWSQEASAGNKNHSPQSVSNGNFSSDEETLEDNLRSFNYSMGTRAFSHDSIFIPDGGAESEQTVQAMSQDNILGKVKTLQRQLSKNIKFGRPPPTAIPMKKADSGEASLEEDLFLTSPVEIVTHEDIILSDTENKPSDTPSSRSPPNRPGARSEMEEKVAPVKPSRPKRHFSSAGTIESVNLDAIPLAIARLDNSAAKHKLSVKPKNQRVSKKHRWLARDRPNEHGGLPRQPSLDQNGHSGEDKPIWHEEEPELLDSEEEKRCQEEYWLELEAKCKRQKAEAAERRRLEEQRLQALERRLWEENRSQELLEEEGEDEQGEETELQLEAGKRPHEEERQRLGEQGGQGQEPREQEEGRHPEAQEQAVCGGQEAEKQRQLQEEKELKELRRHGEEEQRRREEQHRRMEEEQRQREEEQQRRLEEEQRRLEEEQRRREEEQLRLEEERRRREEEQREWEKRQLEEEQRRQEEEEQREREEQREREEQREWEEQWRLEEEERRRGEEQRRLEEEERRREEEQQGWEEQRRQEEEQRRGPEEAAKGRAELGKREEVDAARRQEMERWEAARVREERWPQLDDKRGLSPLHVDFAEKPGKREHLQPEKQRESSEESRICEKQSQEAEAAGELQGRRGAGPGHGRRARPEQRPETSAQPPQKHQAQVEETPGERKDAAFQTDRKGEELRWQEVDERQSMPRPYTFQVSSGGKQILFPRVNLSPVTPVRDAGLASAPHAPKNPRASPAAQALPSSLSVPHTAILVTGAQLCGAAVNLSQIKDTACKSLLGLSEEKKHVDVPALENAARAPVEPRAGSGKVRAPQESPSSVAALAEWASIRSRILKSAEGEPRSERGRSRPGDEHAPRARSDSRGNLRKTPPVSAKFSIMPAWQKFSDGGTETSKHNTEAESIRKRPSPGAGDGSVPQPLATNELPKGAEKPEPADTTEGCKFAKDLPSFLVPSPAYPPHKAVAHAEPMAASDSETTSGRGKPDPSMPGQEEKASPFGIKLRRTNYSLRFHCDQQTEQKKKKRHSSTGDNADGSPPAPGSAKGEGTEAVAPKHGPALPPERKPALSAWKDSATRAHPSSAAPPAGSQTPAAEHDKAANKMPPAQKPALAPKPAGHTPPSSPLSKLSRPYLVELLARRAGKPDPEAPESNEPRPPPPPASAELRRTHQREEEEEEEEEEEEVEEVVELERKPASPALPAARPEKPSQTPEAGRKEKPVLQSRHSLDGSKLAEKVETVQPLWITLALQKQKGFREQQATREEKKQAREAKQAEKLSKENVSVSPQPGSSSVSRAGSLHKPTTQPEEKKPETAASRLERREQLKKANTLPTSVTVEISDSAPAAPLVKEVTKRFSTPDAAPVSTEPAWLALAKRKAKAWSDCPQIINNGERRGHTDRNKTPVLLNALSNWES